The following proteins are encoded in a genomic region of Gossypium hirsutum isolate 1008001.06 chromosome D05, Gossypium_hirsutum_v2.1, whole genome shotgun sequence:
- the LOC107907183 gene encoding protein IQ-DOMAIN 14 produces MGRASRWLKSLFGIKNSKNSFNPRDGKDKKNCDIEHSVGDSSISPEKVAWLRSCYNETEREQNKHAIAVAAATAAAADAAVAAAQAAVAVVRLTSHGRGTMFGGVHEKWAAVKIQTVFRGYLARKALRALKGLVKIQALVRGYLVRKQASATFHSMQALMRAQATIKSQKARAIINNDAIRFDIRARKSMERFDDTRSEHTVSIHSRRLSASLDIDESPKIVEVDTGIKPRARSRRTNTSISDFIDDHTYQTLPSPLPCRCPARLSIPDSRHYQDIDWGFSGDKCRFSTAHSTPRFINSCAPATPAKSVSGHNFFRPCGDSPNYMANTQSFKAKLRSHSAPKQRPEPVPKKRLSLNEMMESRSSLSGVKMQRSCSRAQEAIHFKNAVMGKLDRSLEFGKDSERNHLQIRRW; encoded by the exons ATGGGGAGAGCTTCAAGGTGGCTAAAGAGCTTGTTTGGGATAAAGAACAGTAAAAACAGCTTCAATCCCAGAGACGGGAAAGACAAGAAAAACTGCGACATTGAACATTCAGTGGGAGATTCAAGCATTTCCCCAGAAAAGGTTGCGTGGTTAAGATCGTGCTATAATGAAACAGAGAGGGAGCAGAACAAGCACGCCATTGCTGTGGCTGCCGCCACTGCTGCTGCGGCGGATGCAGCAGTAGCCGCCGCGCAGGCTGCAGTGGCGGTGGTGAGACTGACTAGTCATGGTAGAGGGACCATGTTTGGTGGTGTACATGAGAAGTGGGCTGCTGTCAAGATTCAAACAGTTTTTAGAGGTTATCTG GCTCGAAAAGCATTACGAGCTTTGAAAGGATTGGTGAAAATACAGGCACTTGTTAGAGGATATTTAGTGAGGAAACAAGCTTCAGCTACATTTCATAGCATGCAGGCATTGATGAGAGCACAAGCTACAATTAAATCCCAGAAAGCTCGTGCAATCATTAACAATGACGCTATTAGATTTGACATCCGAGCACGAAAATCCATG GAGAGATTTGATGATACAAGAAGTGAACACACCGTTTCGATCCATAGCAGACGATTATCGGCTTCTCTCGACATCGATGAAAGTCCCAAAATTGTGGAAGTCGATACAGGCATCAAGCCTAGAGCAAGATCTCGAAGAACCAACACCAGTATATCAGATTTCATCGATGACCATACGTACCAAACACTGCCTTCACCACTTCCGTGTCGATGTCCAGCCCGATTATCAATACCAGATAGTCGGCATTATCAGGACATTGATTGGGGATTTAGTGGAGATAAATGCAGGTTCTCCACAGCTCACAGTACGCCTCGGTTCATCAATTCTTGCGCTCCGGCTACACCGGCCAAGAGTGTGTCGGGTCACAACTTTTTCAGACCCTGTGGGGATTCTCCTAATTATATGGCTAATACACAATCATTCAAGGCTAAATTGAGGTCGCATAGTGCTCCAAAACAAAGACCGGAACCAGTCCCGAAAAAGCGGCTTTCCCTCAATGAAATGATGGAATCCAGAAGTAGTTTAAGTGGGGTAAAGATGCAGAGATCATGTTCACGAGCTCAAGAAGCTATTCATTTCAAGAATGCAGTAATGGGGAAGCTTGATAGGTCCTTAGAATTTGGTAAAGATTCTGAGAGAAACCATTTGCAGATTAGAAGGTGGTGA